The Methylobacterium currus genome contains a region encoding:
- a CDS encoding MFS transporter, whose amino-acid sequence MSSGTVSLAKSPRLRRIQWVAVAFLTAAGIINYVDRSALSIANTAIRDEMVLTPAQMGWLLSAFSLAYAFSQLPVGALLDRLGSRIMLGAGMFFWSLAQLVSGFVANFQQFVLARAVLGLGEAPQFPAGAKTVSEWFSLRERGTPTGIFVASSCIGPCIAPPLLTAMMLGLGWRWMFVVTGLVGIVVAVGWYLVYRNRAEVTLTTDEVAHLDEGANPEPPARRMTFSEWRGLFAHATTWGMILGFMGVIYMVWLYLTWLPSYLEHERGLSVARTGWVVAIPYVFGTIGMLCAGQAADRLLARGAGIVASRKWPVCIGLLGGGAFTVPAAYTPSVTLAVVYICLAMFFINMASAAAWMMVSVAVPKRQVASLGSIQNFGGYFAGSFAPVITGYIVQGTGSYVNALLAAAAVAVLAAIAYIVLVRKPLEGSETLILTERTA is encoded by the coding sequence ATGTCGTCCGGCACAGTATCGCTTGCGAAATCACCGCGCCTGCGCCGCATCCAGTGGGTCGCTGTCGCCTTCCTGACCGCGGCGGGAATCATCAACTACGTCGACCGCTCGGCGCTCTCGATCGCCAACACGGCGATCCGCGACGAGATGGTCCTCACTCCCGCCCAGATGGGCTGGCTGCTCTCGGCCTTCTCCCTCGCCTATGCGTTCTCGCAATTGCCGGTCGGCGCGCTGCTCGACCGGCTCGGCTCGCGGATCATGCTCGGCGCGGGTATGTTCTTCTGGTCGCTCGCCCAGCTCGTCTCGGGCTTCGTCGCCAATTTCCAGCAATTCGTGCTCGCCCGCGCCGTGCTGGGCTTGGGCGAGGCGCCGCAATTTCCCGCCGGCGCCAAGACGGTGAGCGAGTGGTTCTCGTTGCGCGAGCGCGGCACGCCGACCGGGATCTTCGTCGCCTCGTCCTGCATCGGGCCCTGCATCGCCCCGCCGCTCCTGACCGCGATGATGCTGGGGCTCGGCTGGCGCTGGATGTTCGTCGTCACCGGCCTCGTCGGCATCGTGGTCGCGGTCGGCTGGTACCTCGTCTACCGCAACCGCGCCGAGGTGACGCTGACGACGGATGAGGTCGCCCATCTGGACGAGGGCGCGAACCCTGAGCCGCCAGCCCGGCGGATGACCTTTTCGGAATGGCGCGGGCTGTTCGCCCACGCCACGACCTGGGGCATGATCCTCGGCTTCATGGGCGTCATCTACATGGTCTGGCTCTACCTGACCTGGCTCCCCTCCTACCTCGAGCACGAGCGGGGCCTGAGCGTCGCCCGCACCGGCTGGGTGGTGGCGATTCCCTACGTGTTCGGCACGATCGGCATGCTCTGCGCCGGCCAGGCCGCCGACCGGCTGCTCGCCCGGGGCGCCGGCATCGTCGCCAGCCGCAAATGGCCGGTCTGCATCGGGCTTCTCGGCGGCGGCGCCTTCACGGTGCCGGCGGCCTATACGCCGAGCGTGACGCTGGCGGTGGTCTATATCTGCCTGGCGATGTTCTTCATCAACATGGCGAGCGCCGCCGCCTGGATGATGGTGAGCGTCGCGGTGCCCAAGCGCCAGGTCGCCTCGCTCGGCAGCATCCAGAACTTCGGCGGCTACTTCGCCGGGTCCTTCGCGCCGGTGATCACCGGCTACATCGTCCAGGGCACCGGCTCCTACGTCAACGCGCTGCTCGCCGCTGCCGCCGTCGCGGTGCTGGCGGCCATCGCCTACATCGTCCTGGTGCGCAAGCCGCTCGAAGGCAGCGAGACCCTGATCCTGACGGAGCGCACGGCATGA
- a CDS encoding CsbD family protein yields MSSTTDKIKGLANEAVGNIKQGVGSATGNEKLQAEGKAQELKGEAQKTAGDVKDGIKNAADTVKSKI; encoded by the coding sequence ATGAGCAGCACCACCGACAAGATCAAGGGCCTCGCCAACGAGGCGGTCGGCAACATCAAGCAGGGCGTCGGCAGCGCGACCGGCAACGAGAAGCTGCAGGCCGAGGGCAAGGCCCAGGAGCTGAAGGGCGAGGCCCAGAAGACCGCCGGCGACGTCAAGGACGGCATCAAGAACGCCGCCGACACGGTGAAGAGCAAGATCTGA
- a CDS encoding acyl-CoA dehydrogenase family protein gives MTAPSRRLSPANRDPVAVARALAPILAPLAAADDREGRFAGQSLAAIREAGLAALTVPEARGGLGAGLAVASAVIGTLAEADPAASLVLAMQAVHHASLARATWPEGVAARLQQSAVREGAFVNALRVEPALGSPARGGLPETVARRVPEGWRITGRKIYSTGAPILASGLVWARTDEAEPRVGLVVVPMAAPGVRIEETWDHLGLRASGSHDVVLDRVLVPEDHAVDWRPPAAWATPDPVTLAWNTTLLASLYDGVARAAQGWLRAHLTERAPANLGAPLASLPRVQEAVGESERLLAVNRRLLRGAAAETDAGSPPPVAESGLIKLTVTENAIQVVQGAVALVGNPGLSRNNPLERHLRDVLCARIHTPQGDAVRLAAGRAALGA, from the coding sequence ATGACGGCTCCGTCGCGCCGGCTCAGCCCCGCGAACCGGGATCCGGTCGCGGTCGCGCGGGCGCTCGCCCCCATCCTCGCCCCGCTCGCCGCCGCCGACGACCGCGAGGGGCGCTTCGCGGGCCAGAGCCTCGCGGCGATCCGAGAGGCGGGGCTTGCCGCCCTGACGGTGCCGGAGGCCCGGGGCGGCCTCGGCGCCGGGCTCGCGGTCGCCAGCGCCGTCATCGGGACGCTGGCCGAGGCCGACCCGGCGGCGAGCCTCGTCCTGGCGATGCAGGCCGTCCACCATGCGAGCCTAGCCCGGGCGACCTGGCCGGAGGGCGTCGCGGCACGGTTGCAGCAGTCGGCCGTCCGCGAGGGCGCCTTCGTCAACGCGCTGCGGGTCGAGCCCGCCCTCGGCTCGCCGGCCCGCGGCGGCCTGCCGGAGACCGTGGCGCGGCGGGTGCCGGAGGGCTGGCGGATCACGGGCCGCAAGATCTACTCGACGGGAGCGCCGATCCTCGCCTCCGGGCTGGTCTGGGCCCGCACCGACGAGGCCGAGCCCCGGGTCGGGCTCGTGGTCGTGCCCATGGCGGCGCCGGGGGTGCGGATCGAGGAGACCTGGGATCATCTCGGCCTGCGGGCGAGCGGCAGCCACGACGTCGTGCTCGATCGCGTGCTGGTGCCGGAGGACCACGCCGTCGATTGGCGCCCGCCCGCCGCCTGGGCCACGCCCGACCCGGTCACGCTCGCCTGGAACACCACGCTGCTGGCCAGCCTCTACGACGGCGTCGCCCGGGCGGCGCAGGGCTGGCTCCGCGCCCACCTGACCGAGCGCGCGCCCGCCAATCTCGGCGCGCCGCTGGCGAGCCTGCCAAGGGTCCAGGAGGCCGTCGGCGAGAGCGAGCGCCTGCTCGCGGTCAACCGGCGGCTCCTGCGCGGCGCCGCCGCCGAGACCGATGCGGGCTCGCCGCCGCCGGTCGCGGAGAGCGGGCTCATCAAGCTCACCGTCACCGAGAACGCGATCCAGGTCGTGCAGGGCGCGGTCGCGCTCGTGGGCAATCCCGGCCTGTCGCGAAACAACCCGCTCGAACGCCACCTGCGCGACGTGCTCTGCGCGCGCATCCACACGCCCCAGGGCGACGCGGTCCGGCTGGCGGCCGGGCGCGCGGCGCTCGGCGCCTGA
- a CDS encoding ABC transporter substrate-binding protein, whose amino-acid sequence MRPILALLALLFAALPLHAETILRVGDQKGGSRALMEAAGVLDGLPYRLEWREFPAAAPLLEALNAGAIDTGIAGDAPFTFAAAAGAPIKAIFAIRQNQAGLAVLVPPDSPVRTFADLKGKRVATGRGSIGHQLVLAQAEAAGWNAGDVAPTFLLPADAQMALTSGSVDAWSTWEPYTSQLEISGRARIVADGRGLTPGLSFQVARDDAIAEKRAALEDFVRRLARARVWGTAKPEAFAKRWSALIGLPEAVPLAWFRRADIRPVPIDDAVVADEQRVADLYHRAGLIPRRLAAESVFDASFNDAARAGAAAATQ is encoded by the coding sequence ATGCGCCCGATCCTCGCTCTCCTCGCCCTCCTCTTCGCCGCCCTGCCGCTCCACGCCGAGACGATCCTGCGGGTCGGCGACCAGAAGGGCGGCTCGCGCGCCCTGATGGAGGCGGCGGGCGTCCTCGACGGCCTGCCCTACCGGCTCGAATGGCGCGAGTTCCCGGCCGCCGCGCCGCTCCTCGAAGCGCTCAATGCCGGGGCGATCGATACCGGCATCGCCGGCGACGCGCCGTTCACCTTCGCGGCCGCCGCCGGTGCGCCGATCAAGGCGATCTTCGCCATCCGCCAGAACCAGGCCGGCCTCGCCGTGCTGGTGCCGCCGGATTCGCCGGTGAGGACCTTCGCCGATCTCAAGGGCAAGCGCGTCGCCACCGGGCGCGGCTCGATCGGCCACCAGCTCGTCCTCGCCCAAGCCGAGGCCGCCGGCTGGAACGCCGGCGACGTCGCGCCGACGTTCCTCCTGCCCGCCGACGCCCAGATGGCGCTGACCTCCGGCTCCGTCGACGCCTGGTCGACCTGGGAGCCCTACACCTCGCAGCTCGAGATCTCGGGCCGGGCCCGCATCGTCGCCGACGGGCGCGGGCTGACCCCGGGCCTGAGCTTCCAGGTCGCCCGCGACGACGCCATCGCGGAGAAGCGCGCGGCCCTGGAGGATTTCGTGCGGCGGCTCGCCCGGGCGCGGGTCTGGGGCACGGCGAAGCCCGAGGCCTTCGCCAAGCGCTGGTCGGCCCTGATCGGCCTGCCCGAGGCGGTGCCGCTGGCCTGGTTCCGCCGGGCCGACATCCGCCCGGTGCCGATCGACGACGCGGTGGTCGCCGACGAGCAGCGCGTCGCCGACCTCTATCACCGGGCCGGGCTGATCCCGCGGCGGCTCGCGGCGGAGAGCGTGTTCGACGCCTCGTTCAACGACGCCGCCCGGGCCGGAGCCGCGGCGGCGACGCAATAG
- a CDS encoding Crp/Fnr family transcriptional regulator has protein sequence MTFPLNQTTVTLVSRMRDGRMVETATVGHEGAVGGIVSHGYLPAFSEAVVQVTGDVLRLDAERLTRARAASPSLRDLFVRYADCLLAQVLQSVACNAVHPIEERCLRWLLTFQDRLGTPVLPVTQEMLAEMLGVRRTYLTGVLGALQRRGLIAVRRGQITILDRDRAEQTACECYGKVRGHFRTVLGAVYAESGAIVAVDPTQRHE, from the coding sequence GTGACCTTTCCGCTGAACCAGACGACCGTGACCCTGGTCTCGCGCATGCGCGACGGGCGGATGGTCGAGACCGCGACGGTGGGGCACGAGGGCGCGGTCGGCGGCATCGTCAGCCACGGCTACCTGCCGGCCTTCAGCGAGGCGGTGGTGCAGGTCACGGGCGACGTGCTGCGCCTCGACGCGGAGCGGCTGACCCGGGCCAGGGCGGCCTCCCCGTCCTTGCGTGACCTGTTCGTGCGCTACGCCGATTGCCTGCTCGCCCAGGTGCTGCAATCCGTGGCCTGCAACGCCGTGCACCCGATCGAGGAGCGCTGCCTGCGCTGGCTCCTGACCTTCCAGGACAGGCTCGGCACGCCGGTCCTGCCGGTGACCCAGGAGATGCTGGCCGAGATGCTCGGCGTGCGCCGCACCTATCTCACCGGCGTGCTCGGGGCGCTGCAGCGCCGCGGCCTGATCGCGGTGCGCCGCGGCCAGATCACCATCCTGGACCGGGACAGGGCCGAGCAGACGGCCTGCGAGTGCTACGGCAAGGTCCGAGGCCATTTCCGCACCGTGCTCGGGGCGGTCTATGCCGAGAGCGGCGCCATCGTGGCGGTCGACCCGACGCAGCGGCACGAGTGA
- a CDS encoding LLM class flavin-dependent oxidoreductase, whose amino-acid sequence MQDVHFIGFVAAQYGSEIHAPAGPVVDRAYLRAAAQAHEYGGFDRVLIAFHSTAPDSFALAQYVASVTERIGLMIAHRPGFQAPTVAARQLATLDQLTDGRAGVHIITGGNDAELAQDGDALTKDERYARTSEYLDIVKASWTSAGPFDYDGRYYRVAKGFSAVKPVQQPHLPVYFGGSSDAAIAVAGRHADVYALWGETQAQVRETIARVRAAAHAHGREETIRFSLSVRPILAATEDDAWARAEEILRRTKALRAARGLGPAAVPPNEGSRRLLAAAAKGDRLDRRLYTAIAAETGAQGNSTALVGTPEQVAEALHEYHALGVTTFLIRGFDPLEDAVQYGRELIPAFRHLAAASARRPAAA is encoded by the coding sequence ATGCAGGACGTGCACTTCATCGGCTTCGTCGCGGCCCAGTACGGGTCGGAGATCCACGCCCCCGCCGGGCCCGTCGTCGACCGGGCCTATCTCCGGGCCGCGGCGCAGGCGCACGAATACGGCGGGTTCGACCGGGTGCTGATCGCCTTCCACTCGACCGCGCCCGACAGTTTCGCGCTGGCGCAGTACGTCGCCTCGGTGACCGAGCGGATCGGCCTGATGATCGCCCACCGACCGGGCTTCCAGGCGCCGACCGTCGCGGCGCGCCAGCTCGCCACCCTCGACCAGCTCACCGACGGGCGGGCCGGCGTCCACATCATCACCGGCGGCAACGACGCCGAGCTGGCGCAGGACGGCGACGCCCTGACCAAGGACGAGCGCTACGCCCGCACCAGCGAATACCTCGACATCGTCAAGGCGTCCTGGACCAGCGCGGGCCCGTTCGACTACGACGGGCGCTACTACCGCGTCGCCAAGGGGTTCTCGGCGGTCAAGCCGGTGCAGCAGCCGCACCTGCCGGTCTATTTCGGCGGCTCCTCGGACGCCGCGATCGCGGTGGCGGGCCGGCACGCCGATGTCTACGCGCTCTGGGGCGAGACCCAGGCGCAGGTGCGCGAGACGATCGCCCGGGTGCGCGCCGCCGCCCACGCCCACGGGCGTGAGGAGACAATCCGCTTCAGCCTGTCGGTCCGGCCGATCCTGGCCGCGACCGAGGACGACGCCTGGGCCCGGGCGGAGGAGATCCTGCGGCGAACGAAAGCCTTGCGCGCCGCCCGCGGCCTCGGCCCCGCGGCGGTGCCGCCGAACGAGGGCTCGCGCCGCCTGCTCGCGGCGGCCGCGAAAGGAGACCGGCTCGATCGGCGGCTCTACACTGCCATCGCCGCCGAGACCGGGGCGCAGGGCAATTCCACGGCCCTCGTCGGCACGCCCGAGCAGGTCGCCGAGGCGCTGCACGAATACCACGCCCTCGGGGTGACGACCTTCCTGATCCGCGGCTTCGATCCGCTGGAGGACGCGGTGCAGTACGGGCGCGAGCTGATCCCGGCCTTCCGGCACCTCGCCGCCGCGTCGGCCCGCCGCCCGGCCGCCGCGTGA
- a CDS encoding SDR family NAD(P)-dependent oxidoreductase, translated as MTLTQTTFAPDLLAGRTALVTGATSGIGAGIAQALARLGARVHAAGIDAAACEVPAGLALTAHELDVTDGDAVAQIVGACDRLDIVVNCAGIIRRTDEHRPEVFEEVLAVNLTGTMRVCAASRPRLAETGGAIVNTASMLSFFGGGLVPAYSASKGGVAQLTKSLAIAYAPDGIRVNAVAPGWIATPLTQALQDDPARAGPILSRTPLGRWGTPSDVAAAVTFLVSPAAAFVTGVVLPVDGGYLIA; from the coding sequence ATGACCCTCACCCAGACGACCTTCGCGCCCGATCTCCTCGCCGGGCGCACGGCCCTCGTGACGGGGGCCACCTCCGGCATCGGCGCGGGGATCGCGCAGGCGCTGGCCCGCCTCGGCGCCCGGGTCCACGCGGCCGGCATCGATGCCGCCGCCTGCGAGGTCCCCGCCGGCCTCGCGCTCACCGCGCACGAGCTCGACGTCACCGACGGTGACGCGGTAGCCCAGATCGTCGGCGCCTGCGACCGGCTCGACATCGTGGTCAATTGCGCCGGCATCATCCGGCGCACCGACGAGCACCGGCCGGAGGTGTTCGAGGAGGTGCTGGCGGTGAATCTCACCGGCACGATGCGGGTCTGCGCCGCGTCGCGGCCGAGGCTCGCGGAGACCGGCGGCGCGATCGTCAACACCGCCTCGATGCTGTCGTTCTTCGGCGGCGGCCTGGTGCCGGCCTACAGCGCCAGCAAGGGCGGCGTCGCGCAGCTGACGAAGTCGCTGGCCATCGCCTACGCGCCGGACGGCATCCGGGTGAACGCGGTGGCGCCGGGCTGGATCGCCACGCCGCTGACGCAGGCGCTCCAGGACGACCCCGCCCGGGCAGGGCCGATCCTGTCGCGCACGCCCCTCGGCCGCTGGGGCACGCCGTCGGACGTCGCGGCGGCGGTGACCTTCCTGGTCAGCCCGGCCGCCGCCTTCGTGACCGGGGTGGTGCTGCCGGTCGATGGCGGCTACCTCATCGCGTAA
- a CDS encoding VWA domain-containing protein, with product MSETDRLRRWRLVLGGGAAEGTGCSLGERDQRLDRALGALYDSDRKGGLGASAPSVPRWLGDIRDYFPASVVQVMQRDAFERLDLKRMLTEPEMLEALQPDVNLVSTLISMRGLLGGRTRETARLVVRKVVDELMKRLEEPLRQAVNGAIDRASLNRRPRHAEIDWHRTIRANLRHYQAEYRTIIPETRLGHGRKSRGSLKDVILCIDQSGSMANSVVYSSIFGAVMASLPAISTRLVVFDTEIVDLTDEMDDPVEVLFSVQLGGGTDINRAIGYCASRITRPEDTVLVLISDLYEGGVEAGLLAQAQRLVTAGVQVVALLALSDEGAPSYDRALAARLAGLGVPAFACTPDLFPDMMAAAIRKQDLGAWAAGAGIAAVPAAGG from the coding sequence ATGAGCGAGACGGACCGCCTGCGCCGCTGGCGCCTCGTCCTCGGCGGAGGGGCCGCGGAGGGCACCGGCTGTTCTTTAGGCGAACGCGACCAGCGCCTCGACCGGGCGCTCGGCGCCCTCTACGATTCCGACCGCAAGGGGGGCCTGGGCGCCTCTGCCCCCTCCGTGCCGCGCTGGCTCGGCGACATCCGCGACTACTTCCCGGCCTCGGTCGTGCAGGTGATGCAGCGCGACGCCTTCGAGCGGCTCGACCTCAAGCGGATGCTGACCGAGCCGGAGATGCTGGAAGCGCTCCAGCCCGACGTGAACCTCGTCTCGACCCTGATCTCGATGCGCGGCCTGCTGGGCGGGCGCACCAGGGAGACCGCGCGCCTCGTGGTGCGCAAGGTCGTGGACGAGCTGATGAAGCGGCTGGAGGAGCCCCTGCGCCAGGCGGTCAACGGGGCGATCGACCGCGCCAGCCTCAACCGCCGGCCGCGCCACGCCGAGATCGACTGGCACCGCACCATCCGGGCGAACCTGCGCCACTACCAGGCCGAGTACCGCACCATCATCCCGGAGACCCGCCTCGGCCACGGTCGCAAGAGCCGCGGCTCGCTGAAGGACGTGATCCTGTGCATCGACCAGTCCGGCTCGATGGCGAATTCCGTGGTCTATTCGAGCATCTTCGGAGCGGTGATGGCCTCTCTGCCCGCAATTTCGACGCGGCTCGTGGTGTTCGACACCGAGATCGTCGACCTTACCGACGAGATGGACGATCCGGTCGAGGTGCTGTTCTCGGTCCAGCTCGGCGGCGGCACCGACATCAACCGGGCGATTGGCTATTGCGCCTCCCGCATCACGCGGCCCGAGGACACGGTGCTGGTGCTGATCTCCGACCTCTACGAGGGCGGGGTCGAGGCGGGGCTGCTCGCCCAGGCCCAGCGCCTGGTCACGGCTGGGGTGCAGGTGGTGGCCTTGCTGGCCCTCTCCGACGAGGGCGCGCCCTCCTACGACCGGGCGCTCGCCGCCCGCCTCGCCGGCCTCGGCGTCCCCGCCTTCGCCTGCACGCCCGATCTCTTCCCCGACATGATGGCGGCGGCGATCCGCAAGCAGGATCTCGGGGCCTGGGCCGCGGGGGCCGGCATCGCGGCGGTGCCGGCGGCGGGGGGGTAG
- a CDS encoding Hsp70 family protein: MAACGLDFGTSNTTLGLIGAGGLALARLEGEAVTIPSAIFFPPVGDEAIGRAAMNAYVEGQPGRLMRSLKSVLGSSLLDETTPVGRRRLSFRAVIARYLAAVKARAEDQAGESLSQVVHGRPVHFVDGDPEGDRRAEDALAGIAREIGFSEVSFQYEPIAAALDYERGLAREEVALIADIGGGTSDFSVVRLSPERHRAVERAGDILANDGVRIGGTDFDRTLSVGEVMPLLGLGSPMRRPGLDVPSAYYHDLATWSQINRLYDGKTLRELRSLRREVARPELIDRLAAVIEAERGHTLAMEVEDAKIALSEVERIALPLGWVEPGLTAEIDRPDLARHSADLARRIGACIGRCLRDAAVAPSAIDALFLTGGSTRLAPVRAAILAAAPEARVVEGDTFGSVGLGLTVEAARRYG; encoded by the coding sequence ATGGCGGCCTGCGGCCTCGATTTCGGCACCTCGAACACCACCCTCGGCCTGATCGGGGCCGGCGGGCTCGCGCTGGCACGGCTGGAGGGCGAGGCGGTCACGATCCCGAGCGCGATCTTCTTCCCGCCGGTCGGCGACGAGGCGATCGGCCGGGCTGCCATGAACGCCTACGTCGAGGGCCAGCCCGGACGGCTGATGCGCAGCCTGAAATCGGTGCTCGGCTCCTCGCTCCTCGACGAGACCACCCCGGTCGGGCGCCGGCGGCTGTCGTTCCGGGCGGTGATCGCCCGCTACCTCGCGGCCGTGAAGGCGCGGGCGGAGGACCAGGCCGGCGAGTCCCTGAGCCAGGTGGTGCATGGCCGCCCGGTCCACTTCGTCGACGGCGACCCCGAGGGCGACCGCCGGGCCGAGGACGCGCTCGCCGGCATCGCCCGGGAGATCGGCTTCTCCGAGGTGTCGTTCCAGTACGAGCCGATCGCCGCGGCGCTCGACTACGAGCGCGGCCTTGCCCGCGAGGAGGTGGCGCTCATCGCCGATATCGGCGGCGGCACCTCGGACTTCTCGGTGGTGCGCCTGAGCCCGGAGCGTCACCGGGCGGTGGAGCGCGCCGGCGACATCCTGGCCAATGACGGCGTGCGGATCGGCGGCACCGATTTCGACCGGACGCTCAGCGTCGGCGAGGTGATGCCGCTCCTCGGCCTCGGCAGCCCGATGCGCCGTCCCGGCCTCGACGTGCCCTCGGCCTATTACCACGACCTCGCCACCTGGTCGCAGATCAACCGGCTCTACGACGGCAAGACCCTGCGCGAGCTGCGCTCGCTCCGCCGCGAGGTGGCCCGTCCCGAGTTGATCGACCGCCTCGCCGCGGTGATCGAGGCCGAGCGCGGCCACACCCTGGCGATGGAGGTCGAGGACGCCAAGATCGCCCTGTCGGAGGTGGAGCGGATCGCCCTGCCCCTCGGCTGGGTCGAGCCCGGCCTGACGGCCGAGATCGACCGCCCGGACCTCGCCCGGCACTCGGCCGATCTCGCCCGGCGCATCGGCGCCTGCATCGGTCGCTGCCTGCGCGACGCCGCGGTGGCGCCGTCCGCCATCGACGCCCTGTTCCTCACCGGCGGCTCGACCCGCCTCGCGCCGGTGCGCGCCGCCATCCTGGCGGCGGCGCCGGAGGCCCGGGTGGTCGAGGGCGACACCTTCGGCTCGGTCGGCCTCGGCCTGACGGTGGAGGCGGCGCGGCGCTACGGCTGA
- a CDS encoding 2,4'-dihydroxyacetophenone dioxygenase family protein, which yields MNAAPSAGDPAAGLDADTLRRMPYQKPQPAEIRPDLVVAPAIPEDDRIWVPQADSVWFRPLCLNVSAGYWMNLLKVRKAGILSRHRHPGPVHAFVLKGSWRYLEHDWVASEGAYAFEPPGETHTLVVDEGVEEMITYFQVNGCMYYVDPWGRHTGYEDVFTKIDMCRAHYEAVGLGADYVDQFIR from the coding sequence ATGAATGCTGCCCCTTCGGCGGGCGATCCCGCCGCCGGGCTCGACGCCGACACCCTGCGGCGCATGCCTTACCAGAAGCCGCAGCCTGCCGAGATCCGCCCGGACCTCGTGGTGGCTCCGGCGATCCCCGAGGACGACCGGATCTGGGTGCCCCAGGCCGACAGCGTGTGGTTCCGGCCGCTCTGCCTGAACGTCTCGGCCGGCTACTGGATGAACCTGCTCAAGGTCCGCAAGGCCGGCATCCTCAGCCGCCACCGCCATCCCGGCCCGGTCCACGCCTTCGTGCTCAAGGGCAGCTGGCGCTACCTCGAGCACGACTGGGTCGCGAGCGAGGGCGCCTACGCCTTCGAGCCGCCCGGCGAGACCCACACCCTCGTGGTCGACGAGGGCGTCGAGGAGATGATCACCTACTTCCAGGTCAACGGCTGCATGTACTACGTCGACCCCTGGGGCCGGCATACCGGCTACGAGGACGTGTTCACCAAGATCGACATGTGCCGGGCGCATTACGAGGCGGTGGGACTGGGGGCGGATTACGTCGATCAATTCATCCGCTGA
- a CDS encoding NepR family anti-sigma factor, giving the protein MTQSQPPGLPKTAPALPPSVQEHLGERLRAHYAAVADEAAPSAFADLLGRLELALAALGAPKADRFREDLLAAAPALRRFALTLTANPARADDLVQDTMLKAWQNRDRFEAGTNLSAWLFTIMRNAFYSEHRKRSREVEDGEGVYSARLTSAPNQGDRLDVQDLQAALNKLVAEQREALMLVAVGDLSYEDAAALMQCKVGTVKSRVCRARDKLAELLGYSGGELGADRLTRSVMGHAGAVALDG; this is encoded by the coding sequence ATGACCCAGAGCCAGCCCCCCGGCCTTCCGAAGACCGCCCCGGCCCTGCCCCCATCGGTGCAGGAGCACCTGGGAGAGCGGCTTCGCGCCCATTACGCAGCGGTCGCTGACGAGGCGGCGCCCTCCGCCTTCGCGGATCTGCTCGGCCGGCTGGAACTGGCCCTCGCCGCCCTCGGCGCCCCCAAGGCGGACCGGTTCCGGGAGGATCTGCTTGCGGCAGCACCCGCTTTGCGCCGCTTCGCCCTGACCCTGACCGCCAATCCGGCCCGGGCCGACGACCTGGTCCAGGACACGATGCTGAAGGCCTGGCAGAACCGCGACCGGTTCGAGGCCGGCACCAATCTCAGCGCTTGGCTGTTCACGATCATGCGCAACGCCTTCTACTCGGAGCATCGCAAGCGCTCCCGCGAGGTCGAGGATGGCGAGGGCGTGTATTCGGCCCGCCTGACCTCCGCCCCCAACCAGGGCGACCGGCTCGACGTGCAGGATCTCCAGGCGGCGCTCAACAAGCTGGTGGCCGAGCAGCGCGAGGCCCTGATGCTGGTCGCGGTCGGCGACCTGTCCTACGAGGACGCCGCCGCGCTGATGCAGTGCAAGGTCGGCACGGTGAAGAGCCGGGTCTGCCGCGCCCGCGACAAGCTGGCGGAGCTCCTCGGCTATTCCGGCGGCGAGCTGGGGGCCGACCGGCTCACCCGCTCGGTGATGGGGCATGCCGGTGCCGTGGCGCTCGACGGCTGA
- a CDS encoding CsbD family protein has product MNRDQFEGGLRHLKGRGQTALGAVAGRARPQAEGALNQVIGGAQYAYGRGRQVAETLSHDGAALAGEIETRGRHAYARGREVYGEARHRGRKALRRAETHPTETLLAVAGLAFVAGWLLKGRR; this is encoded by the coding sequence ATGAACAGGGACCAGTTCGAGGGCGGGCTGCGCCACCTCAAGGGCCGCGGCCAGACCGCGCTCGGCGCCGTCGCCGGCCGGGCCCGGCCGCAGGCGGAGGGCGCGCTGAACCAGGTCATCGGCGGCGCCCAATACGCCTATGGCCGCGGCCGGCAGGTCGCCGAGACCCTGTCGCATGACGGTGCGGCCCTCGCCGGCGAGATCGAGACCCGGGGCCGCCACGCCTATGCGCGCGGCCGCGAGGTCTACGGCGAGGCGCGCCATCGCGGCCGCAAGGCCCTGCGCCGCGCCGAAACCCACCCGACCGAGACGCTGCTGGCCGTCGCCGGCCTCGCCTTCGTGGCCGGCTGGCTGCTGAAGGGCCGCCGCTGA